TTTTTCAGTACGGCTGACAATTTTGCTAATATTATTGACAAATTGCCTGATAGCATTGGCATATTAACCATAGATGCCCCCAATAGTGGCTACAGTCCTGTTAGTAATCAAGTGAATGTTGGACTCAGAGATTGGGTCAATGCTATTTTAATGATTTTTGAACACTTTAAATTCCAATCGTATCTTTTATGTGTTCATAGCATTGGCGGTTTTGCAGCTTTGCAAATAATGAATCAATCATCAAAGGCTTGTTTAGGCTTTATTGGGCTGGAACCAACGACTGCTATGATTTATCGTGCGGGTTTTTCTTCGGATCTTTATCCTCAATTGGCCCTGCGGCGGCAAAAATTAAAAACAGCAGCTGATAGGCTTAACTACCTTAAAGATCTTAGTCGTTCTCATTTTTCTTCTCAACAGTTTAAGCAGTTGTGGCGGGGCTATGATTATTGTCAGAGACGATTAAATGATGTCCAGTCTTTGCCTGATTTTAAAATAAGGCTTGCTTTAGGAGAAGAGGATTTTAAAACTGTTATTTCTGAAAAAGTTCCTTCTATTGTTTTTTCGGAGTCTTTTCGTGAGAAAGAATATTTAGAATCTGAATACCTAAATAAGCATACACAGACAAAACTTATTCTCTGTGGTCAGCATCATTATTTGCACTGGTCAGAAACAAATTCCATTTTAGAAAAAGCTGAACAACTGCTGTCAAATCATGAAAAGTTGTAAAAAATAGAAGAGGTAGAAGCTAGACAGCTGCTTTTTGATACTAAGTTTCAAAAGATATAAAAGAAAAAGGAGACTTCTATGTCTATTAGATTGGCACAAGTTACAGATATTCCTGTTCTGAAAGAGCTTTTAAATCAGATTTTTCAGGTTCATCAAACGGTTCGCCCAGATCTCTTTAAGAATACAGACAAGGGAAGTAAATATTCTGAAACAGAATTGAAGGAACTTTTACAAGATGAGTCAAAACCTATTTTTGTCTATACGGATGGTAAAAATAGAGTCCTAGGGCATTTATTTTTGGTTATAAAGGAGACTGAGGGATCTTCGGTATCAAAACCCTTGAAAACTCTTTTTATTGATGATTTATGTGTATCAAAAGAAGCCAGAGGACAAAAGATTGGTCAGGAGCTTTTTGAATTTGCCTTAAAGTATGCGAAAAAATTGGGCTGCTATGATCTTACTCTTAATGTCTGGAACGACAATAAAGGAGCCTTGGCTTTTTATGAACGTCAAGGATTAAAAGCCAGAGAAACGAAAATGGAGAAAATTCTTTAAAAAACCTTTAAAGCACTATTTTTTTCATGAAAAATTGTGTAAAATAAGAAGAGTAGAATAAGAAGATGGAGGGATTCTCATGCCAAGACGTCGTGCTAGCCGTAGGAAATCAAAAAAGAAGGCTGTTTTTAGTATTTTATTAACGGGTATTACTCTTATTATTATTGGTTTAGCCGTTTATTTTATTTCAGCCTATTTTACAAATACAAAGAAAACAGCAAATAAAGAAAAGACACAGACACATATTGTTAATCCTAAGAAGGATCCAGAAGAAAAGAAGGAAGCAGATTCCTCTTCAAAAGCAACATCTAAGTTTGATTTAACAACTATTGCTACAGGAGATTACAGTTCAGCTGCGGGAACTTGGCAAAATGAACTGGGCGATCAGCTTAAGTTTAATGCAAGTGGTCTTGAAAGTGCCACTATCCAAAATGCAACGGATTTCACCATTTCATCTGGACAGGCAACAAATGATGGCCTGTATCAAGCAACTTTGACTTCAGCAGATAGTACAGTGGTTTATAATTTGCTCTTTGTTAAAGGCGGGACAGCAATACCTGAAAATTACTTTACGACAGGTTATAGTGATACCTCAGATACTTCTCGTGATCGTCTTTATATCAGCTCGCA
This region of Streptococcus mutans genomic DNA includes:
- a CDS encoding alpha/beta fold hydrolase; the protein is MAALNKEMVNTLLGPIYTCHREGNPCLVFLSGAGFFSTADNFANIIDKLPDSIGILTIDAPNSGYSPVSNQVNVGLRDWVNAILMIFEHFKFQSYLLCVHSIGGFAALQIMNQSSKACLGFIGLEPTTAMIYRAGFSSDLYPQLALRRQKLKTAADRLNYLKDLSRSHFSSQQFKQLWRGYDYCQRRLNDVQSLPDFKIRLALGEEDFKTVISEKVPSIVFSESFREKEYLESEYLNKHTQTKLILCGQHHYLHWSETNSILEKAEQLLSNHEKL
- a CDS encoding GNAT family N-acetyltransferase, with amino-acid sequence MSIRLAQVTDIPVLKELLNQIFQVHQTVRPDLFKNTDKGSKYSETELKELLQDESKPIFVYTDGKNRVLGHLFLVIKETEGSSVSKPLKTLFIDDLCVSKEARGQKIGQELFEFALKYAKKLGCYDLTLNVWNDNKGALAFYERQGLKARETKMEKIL
- a CDS encoding DUF6287 domain-containing protein, with product MPRRRASRRKSKKKAVFSILLTGITLIIIGLAVYFISAYFTNTKKTANKEKTQTHIVNPKKDPEEKKEADSSSKATSKFDLTTIATGDYSSAAGTWQNELGDQLKFNASGLESATIQNATDFTISSGQATNDGLYQATLTSADSTVVYNLLFVKGGTAIPENYFTTGYSDTSDTSRDRLYISSQTTFGSDDFSKGIFYKSEN